The Solanum pennellii chromosome 11, SPENNV200 genome contains a region encoding:
- the LOC107003637 gene encoding uncharacterized protein LOC107003637 codes for MMDTDNHVFISWEEHVVSQGKGRRVVHYYLKDTSGELLLAVVGTERSTRHILYVVSEDYLDAFGHTSTVNSDTKWRTKKEVEEWLTFLISKHHRSRPISDTPRSEKRRSALTAGRISDEVSKNITREDPSAQRSSGSRSVDVSSHSGIRKSIPGNQISKSKPPAYPKLKIKFPSVRPVGIQLVEPQNKLSFEVDDNLEVLCNDSGMRGCWFRCKVLRVSQKRLKVQYDDIQDCDGPEKLEEWIPSYRVAVSDKLGMRCTGRLTVRPRPLVDSSDYSFEVGAAVDAWWSDGWWEGVVAGCDVRGSYQLQVYFPGENILLETERKNVRTSRDWVDDKWVEVEGKKDIKSFINSSSTYVSTRSIKEPCGT; via the exons AT GATGGATACAGATAATCATGTATTTATATCGTGGGAAGAGCACGTTGTTTCTCAGGGGAAGGGACGTCGTGTTGTTCACTACTACTTGAAGGATACCTCAGGGGAGTTACTCCTTGCTGTGGTGGGTACTGAAAGAAGTACAAGGCACATACTATATGTTGTCTCAGAGGATTATTTGGATGCTTTTGGGCATACAAGTACCGTAAATTCTGACACGAAGTGGCGTACAAAAAAAGAGGTAGAGGAATGGCTGACGTTTTTGATTTCAAAGCATCACCGATCACGACCTATTTCAG ATACCCCAAGAAGTGAAAAGAGAAGAAGTGCTTTAACGGCTGGGCGCATATCTGATGAGGTCTCAAAAAATATAACCCGAGAAGATCCTTCAGCGCAAAGATCTAGTGGGAGTAGAAGTGTCGATGTGAGTAGCCATTCTGGTATCAGAAAGTCAATTCCTGGTAACCAGATATCAAAATCCAAACCACCAGCTTACCcgaagttgaaaataaaatttccaaGTGTAAGACCGGTTGGAATTCAGCTTGTTGAGCCTCAAAATAAGTTGTCTTTTGAAGTTGATGACAACTTAGAGGTTCTTTGCAACGATAGTGGCATGAGAGGCTGCTGGTTTAGGTGTAAGGTCTTACGGGTATCTCAAAAACGTCTAAAAGTTCAATATGATGACATCCAGGATTGTGATGGTCCTGAAAAGCTCGAG gaatGGATTCCTTCCTACAGAGTCGCAGTCTCTGATAAATTGGGCATGAGATGCACAGGACGCCTCACAGTTAGGCCCCGACCTCTGGTGGATTCTTCTGACTATTCTTTTGAAGTAGGAGCTGCAGTTGACGCTTGGTGGTCTGACGGATGGTGGGAAGGTGTTGTTGCTGGATGTGATGTCCGTGGAAGCTATCAGCTTCAGGTTTACTTCCCTG GCGAGAACATATTACTGGAGACTGAAAGGAAGAACGTGAGGACCTCAAGAGATTGGGTTGATGACAAATGGGTTGAAGTTGAGGGAAAGAAAGACATAAAGTCATTCATAAACTCGAGTTCAACTTATGTATCCACGCGCAGTATCAAAGAGCCTTGTGGCACCTGA
- the LOC107002924 gene encoding WD repeat domain-containing protein 83 produces MTAVQLPKHKVHVLEGHAGAVLAARFNSNGEYALSCGKDRTIRLWNPHRGIHIKTYKAHGREVRDVHVTQDNSKLCSCGGDRQVFYWDVSTGHVIRKFRGHDSEVNAVKFNEYASVVVSAGYDKSLRVWDCKSRSTEPIQIIDTFLDSVMSICLTKTEIIAGSVDGTVRTFDIRVGREISDNLGQPVNCISLSNDGNCILASCLDSTLRLLDRSSGELLQEYKGHICKSFKTDCCLTNSDAHVAGGSEDGYIYFWDLVDASVVSSFRAHDLVVTSVSYHPKENCMITSSVDSTVRVWKA; encoded by the exons ATGACCGCTGTACAACTGCCGAAGCACAAGGTACATGTGCTGGAAGGACACGCCGGAGCTGTTTTGGCGGCGAGGTTCAATAGCAACGGCGAGTACGCACTGAGCTGCGGCAAAGACCGTACCATCCGGCTATGGAATCCTCATCGTGGAATTCACATCAAAACTTACAAAGCTCACGGCCGTGAAGTCCGGGATGTCCATGTCACTCA GGACAATTCAAAACTTTGTTCATGTGGTGGCGATCGACAAGTATTTTATTGGGATGTCTCAACAGGTCATGTCATTCGCAAATTTCGTGGCCATGACAGTGAG GTGAATGCTGTGAAGTTTAATGAATATGCTTCTGTTGTAGTATCAGCAGGATATGATAAATCATTGCGTGTTTGGGATTGCAAATCTCGCAGCACTGAACCAATTCAG ATCATTGATACCTTTCTAGATAGTGTGATGTCAATTTGTCTCACAAAAACTGAGATAATTGCTGGAAGTGTTGATGGAACAGTTCGAACATTTGACATCAGAGTTGGTAG AGAGATATCTGATAATTTGGGTCAGCCTGTCAACTGTATCTCTCTTTCAAATGATGGCAACTGTATATTAGCAAGTTGCCTGGATTCAACCCTTCGACTTCTGGACAG GTCTAGTGGCGAACTATTGCAAGAATATAAGGGCCATATTTGCAAG TCTTTCAAAACGGACTGCTGTCTTACAAACAGTGATGCCCATGTTGCTGGCGGCTCGGAAGATGGCTATATCTACTTCTGGGATCTGGTCGATGCGTCAGTTGTATCCAGCTTCCGAGCACATGATTTAGTG GTAACTAGCGTAAGTTATCACCCAAAAGAAAACTGCATGATAACTTCTTCTGTAGATAGCACAGTCCGAGTTTGGAAAGCATGA